A part of Ignavibacteriales bacterium genomic DNA contains:
- a CDS encoding efflux RND transporter periplasmic adaptor subunit gives MCWDISEKDIAEIEKNNTPKKTLTIYSQVNGTVVDKMIFEGQQIMAGMSLYKVADLSNVWVMADIYQVDLPWIKLGQKVELELSYLPGKTYNGTVTYIYPYLNEETKTIKVRTEVRNTSNYDFKPGMFATVKLVSPISVEAVVVPDQAIIRTGERTIAVMSLGGGYFDPREVKLGVSSDGLVQVLEGIKDGEKIVISSQFLIDSESNLKAAIQQMRGHEGMDMSKPMEEQKPNEQTKSDSNEKNILNKDKKTKSNKTEMSHEDHSLVRTGVIDLKAIDENNDGKVFQDQMDWNVISDKPGKCPICGMKLKEVTIDEAKVDLEKHGFKFKK, from the coding sequence TTGTGTTGGGATATTTCTGAAAAAGATATTGCCGAGATTGAAAAAAATAATACTCCGAAGAAAACGCTTACAATTTATTCTCAAGTAAACGGAACGGTTGTGGATAAGATGATTTTTGAAGGGCAGCAAATTATGGCTGGGATGAGTTTGTATAAAGTTGCCGATCTTTCAAATGTTTGGGTGATGGCTGATATTTATCAGGTTGATTTGCCCTGGATTAAGCTCGGGCAAAAAGTTGAACTGGAGCTTTCCTATTTACCTGGCAAAACTTATAATGGAACAGTTACGTACATTTATCCCTACCTTAATGAAGAAACTAAAACTATAAAAGTAAGAACGGAAGTTCGGAACACTTCGAATTACGATTTCAAACCGGGAATGTTTGCAACGGTAAAACTTGTTTCGCCAATTTCAGTTGAAGCGGTTGTTGTGCCGGATCAGGCAATCATTCGCACTGGTGAAAGGACAATTGCAGTAATGTCTCTTGGCGGCGGTTACTTCGATCCGAGAGAAGTTAAACTCGGCGTTTCTTCTGATGGATTGGTTCAAGTGCTCGAAGGAATTAAGGATGGTGAAAAAATTGTTATCTCTTCGCAGTTCCTAATTGATTCGGAAAGCAATCTGAAAGCAGCAATTCAACAAATGAGGGGTCATGAAGGAATGGATATGTCCAAACCGATGGAAGAACAGAAACCGAATGAACAAACTAAGTCGGATTCAAATGAAAAAAATATTTTAAACAAAGACAAAAAAACAAAGTCAAACAAGACTGAAATGAGTCATGAAGATCACAGTCTTGTTCGTACAGGAGTGATTGACTTAAAAGCAATAGATGAAAATAATGACGGAAAGGTTTTTCAAGATCAAATGGATTGGAATGTAATATCCGATAAGCCCGGCAAATGCCCAATCTGCGGAATGAAATTAAAAGAAGTTACAATAGATGAAGCTAAAGTTGATCTTGAAAAACATGGTTTCAAATTTAAAAAGTAA
- a CDS encoding endonuclease domain-containing protein, translated as MSLNNKAKLVQIAKSVCRELRKNQTEAEKIFWQAVRNRKFCGKKFYRQYPIFHDITGKETFFVADFYCYEAKLVVELDGKIHQYRLIEDSVRKEFINHLGIKVVRFKNDEIVNNLSKLLDEVKKHLDSY; from the coding sequence TTGAGCCTAAACAACAAAGCTAAATTAGTTCAAATTGCGAAGTCAGTCTGTAGAGAACTTAGAAAGAATCAAACAGAAGCAGAAAAAATCTTTTGGCAAGCTGTTCGTAATAGGAAATTTTGTGGTAAAAAGTTTTATCGGCAGTACCCAATTTTTCATGATATAACTGGCAAAGAAACTTTTTTCGTTGCCGATTTTTATTGCTACGAAGCAAAGCTTGTTGTTGAGCTTGATGGAAAAATACATCAGTACAGACTAATAGAAGATAGTGTCAGAAAAGAATTTATAAATCACTTAGGAATAAAAGTTGTAAGATTTAAGAATGATGAGATAGTTAACAATCTATCAAAATTATTAGATGAGGTAAAAAAACATCTTGATAGTTATTGA
- a CDS encoding efflux RND transporter periplasmic adaptor subunit: MNPANTSPTPKKAPDGMDFVPVYEDQKGGSGQKKIAYYQDPMHPWFTSDKPGTAPDCGMDLVPVYEDDENVEGIKIDPVTVQNIGVRIETVKKQKLNNVIRTTGKVDFDETKVTTITTKIMGWVEKLFVDYTGKYVSKGQPLFEIYSPELVSTQEEYLQAIRYLKKVSNSSDDVKNGAQE; the protein is encoded by the coding sequence ATGAACCCTGCAAATACTTCCCCAACCCCGAAAAAAGCACCGGACGGAATGGACTTTGTTCCCGTTTATGAAGATCAAAAAGGCGGCAGTGGTCAAAAGAAAATTGCTTACTACCAGGACCCGATGCATCCGTGGTTTACTTCAGATAAACCCGGAACTGCGCCGGATTGCGGCATGGATTTAGTCCCCGTTTATGAGGATGATGAGAATGTTGAAGGTATAAAGATTGATCCCGTCACTGTTCAAAATATTGGCGTAAGAATAGAGACAGTCAAAAAACAAAAACTCAATAATGTAATTAGAACAACCGGTAAAGTTGATTTCGACGAAACAAAAGTTACAACCATTACTACAAAAATTATGGGATGGGTAGAAAAACTTTTTGTTGATTACACCGGCAAATATGTCAGCAAAGGGCAGCCGCTGTTTGAAATTTACAGCCCGGAACTTGTCAGCACACAGGAAGAATATCTGCAAGCAATTCGTTACTTAAAAAAAGTTTCTAATAGTTCTGATGATGTTAAAAACGGCGCACAGGAATGA